A single genomic interval of Saccharothrix saharensis harbors:
- the helR gene encoding RNA polymerase recycling motor ATPase HelR: MSTQGYDGELRSERCYVADLHRRLDAERARVKERYDAALLGTGGTALERDDEVRALAKEVKRLAVADNGLCFGRLDAVSGERSYIGRIGLFDEDDEYEPVLLDWRAPASRPFYVATAANPEGMRRRRQFHTRRREVLDFTDEVLGRPDGAERGDAALLAAVNAPRGEGMRDIVATIQAEQDEIIRLDHPGVLVIEGGPGTGKTVVALHRVAYLLYTRRERMERHGVLVVGPNPAFLNHIGRVLPSLGESDVVFMTPGDLVPGLRVTAEDAPEAARLKGSLKILDVLAAAVADRQRLPEEPLVVELGGVRGRIDAETARWAREEARTSGLPHNEARAVFAEIVTYVLTERAIARIGKDWLTRSDRESWERLRADLVKELAEDEAFTAALDELWPVLTPESLLSALYASPERLRAAGADQALWRADGDAWTVSDVPLLDELVDLLGRDKSDDRAAERRRQAETRYAAEVLDSLVGRQDSMDDEDHLFATDLLYAEDLADRVLERDTRELVERASADRDWTYRHVVVDEAQELSEMDWRVLVRRCPGRSFTVVGDLAQRRSPAGATSWGAMLEPYAPGRWAYRSLTVNYRTPAEIMAVAAAVLAEFAPDVTPPESVRACGVQPWSRQVGGDELAAAVAEFVRAEADREGTSVVIGPPGVPGAVPASETKGLEFDAVLVVEPEHILADGPRGWAELYVALTRATQRLGVVHQGPLPPALRGLVAVGAPATA, translated from the coding sequence GTGTCCACTCAGGGTTATGACGGAGAACTGCGTTCCGAGCGCTGCTACGTGGCGGACCTCCACCGGAGGCTCGACGCCGAACGGGCGCGCGTGAAGGAGCGGTACGACGCGGCGCTGCTGGGCACCGGCGGCACCGCGCTGGAGCGGGACGACGAGGTGCGCGCGCTGGCCAAGGAGGTGAAGCGGCTGGCCGTGGCGGACAACGGGCTGTGCTTCGGCCGGTTGGACGCCGTGTCGGGGGAGCGCTCCTACATCGGGCGGATCGGCCTGTTCGACGAGGACGACGAGTACGAACCGGTGCTGCTCGACTGGCGTGCGCCCGCGTCGCGCCCGTTCTACGTCGCCACCGCGGCCAACCCGGAGGGCATGCGCCGTCGCCGCCAGTTCCACACCCGCCGCCGCGAGGTGCTCGACTTCACCGACGAGGTGCTCGGCCGCCCGGACGGCGCGGAGCGCGGGGACGCGGCGCTGCTCGCGGCGGTCAACGCGCCGCGCGGCGAGGGCATGCGCGACATCGTGGCGACGATCCAGGCCGAGCAGGACGAGATCATCCGGCTCGACCACCCCGGCGTGCTGGTGATCGAGGGCGGTCCGGGCACCGGGAAGACCGTGGTGGCGCTGCACCGGGTGGCTTACCTGCTCTACACGCGGCGCGAGCGGATGGAACGGCACGGTGTGCTGGTCGTCGGGCCCAACCCGGCGTTCCTGAACCACATCGGCCGCGTCCTGCCGTCGCTGGGCGAGTCCGACGTGGTCTTCATGACGCCCGGCGACCTCGTGCCCGGCCTGCGCGTCACCGCCGAGGACGCACCGGAGGCCGCGCGGCTCAAGGGCTCGCTGAAGATCCTGGACGTGCTCGCGGCGGCGGTGGCGGACCGGCAGCGGCTGCCGGAGGAGCCGCTGGTGGTCGAGCTGGGCGGCGTCCGCGGGCGGATCGACGCCGAGACCGCGCGGTGGGCCCGGGAGGAGGCGCGCACCAGCGGGCTGCCGCACAACGAGGCTCGCGCGGTGTTCGCCGAGATCGTCACCTACGTGCTCACGGAACGCGCGATCGCCCGGATCGGCAAGGACTGGCTGACCCGGTCCGACCGCGAGTCGTGGGAGCGCCTGCGGGCGGACCTGGTCAAGGAGCTCGCCGAGGACGAGGCCTTCACCGCCGCGCTGGACGAGCTGTGGCCGGTCCTGACGCCGGAATCGCTGCTGTCCGCGCTCTACGCGTCACCGGAGCGGTTGCGGGCGGCCGGTGCCGACCAGGCGCTGTGGCGCGCCGACGGCGACGCCTGGACCGTGTCGGACGTGCCGCTGCTGGACGAGCTGGTCGACCTGCTCGGTCGCGACAAGTCCGACGACCGGGCCGCCGAGCGCCGGCGGCAGGCGGAGACGCGGTACGCCGCCGAGGTGCTGGACAGCCTCGTCGGGAGGCAGGACTCGATGGACGACGAGGACCACCTGTTCGCCACCGACCTGCTCTACGCCGAGGACCTGGCCGACCGCGTGCTGGAGCGCGACACCCGCGAACTGGTGGAACGCGCTTCCGCGGACCGCGACTGGACCTACCGGCACGTCGTGGTGGACGAGGCGCAGGAGCTGTCCGAAATGGACTGGCGGGTCCTGGTGCGGCGCTGTCCCGGTCGGTCGTTCACCGTGGTCGGCGACCTCGCGCAACGCCGCTCGCCGGCCGGTGCGACGTCGTGGGGCGCGATGCTGGAGCCGTACGCGCCCGGCCGCTGGGCCTACCGGTCGTTGACGGTCAACTACCGCACCCCGGCGGAGATCATGGCCGTCGCCGCCGCGGTGCTCGCCGAGTTCGCGCCCGACGTGACGCCGCCGGAGTCGGTGCGCGCGTGCGGCGTCCAGCCGTGGTCCCGGCAGGTCGGCGGGGACGAGCTGGCCGCCGCCGTGGCGGAGTTCGTCCGGGCCGAGGCCGACCGGGAGGGCACCAGCGTGGTGATCGGGCCACCCGGCGTGCCCGGCGCGGTGCCCGCGTCGGAGACCAAGGGGCTGGAGTTCGACGCCGTGCTGGTCGTGGAACCGGAGCACATCCTGGCCGACGGCCCGCGCGGCTGGGCCGAGCTCTACGTCGCGCTCACCCGGGCCACGCAACGCCTCGGCGTCGTGCACCAGGGCCCGTTGCCGCCCGCGCTGCGCGGGTTGGTGGCGGTCGGCGCGCCCGCGACGGCGTGA
- a CDS encoding zinc-dependent alcohol dehydrogenase has protein sequence MKAVTWHGKRDVRVDTVPDPVLKEPSDIIVRITSTGLCGSDLHLYEVMGPFIDEGDILGHEPMGVVEEVGAEVTAVQPGDRVVVPFNISCGTCFMCDRGLQSQCETTQVREQGSGAALFGYTKLYGQVPGAQAEYLRVPFGNTLPIKVPEGPADDRFVYLSDVLPTAWQAVEYAGTRDSLVVLGLGPIGDMATRIAQHRGVETVIGVDLVPERMARARGNGVTVLNARDKHLVDHIRELTGGRGPEAVIDAVGMEAHGAPVAKLAHQAVGLLPDAIAAPFMRNAGVDRLHALRLAIEIVRRGGTISISGVYGGMADPMPMLTLFDKQVQLRMGQANVWRWVPEILPLLTDDDPLGVDSFATHHMPLDQAPHAYEIFQRKQDNAVKVLLRP, from the coding sequence ATGAAGGCCGTCACCTGGCACGGCAAGCGGGACGTTCGGGTGGACACCGTGCCGGACCCCGTCCTCAAGGAGCCGAGCGACATCATCGTCCGCATCACGTCCACCGGGCTGTGCGGTTCCGACCTGCACCTGTACGAGGTGATGGGTCCGTTCATCGACGAGGGCGACATCCTCGGGCACGAGCCGATGGGCGTGGTGGAGGAGGTCGGGGCGGAGGTCACGGCGGTCCAGCCCGGCGACCGGGTCGTGGTGCCGTTCAACATCTCGTGCGGCACCTGCTTCATGTGCGATCGCGGCCTCCAGTCGCAGTGCGAGACGACCCAGGTGCGCGAGCAGGGCTCGGGCGCGGCGCTGTTCGGCTACACCAAGCTGTACGGCCAGGTACCCGGCGCGCAGGCCGAGTACCTGCGCGTGCCGTTCGGCAACACGTTGCCGATCAAGGTTCCGGAGGGCCCGGCGGACGACCGGTTCGTGTACCTGTCCGACGTGCTGCCCACGGCGTGGCAGGCGGTGGAGTACGCGGGCACGCGGGACAGCCTGGTCGTGCTCGGGCTCGGGCCGATCGGCGACATGGCTACGCGCATCGCGCAGCACCGGGGTGTCGAGACGGTGATCGGGGTCGACCTGGTGCCCGAGCGCATGGCGCGGGCGCGCGGCAACGGCGTGACCGTGCTGAACGCGCGGGACAAGCACCTCGTGGACCACATCCGTGAGCTCACCGGCGGTCGCGGGCCGGAGGCCGTGATCGACGCGGTGGGCATGGAGGCGCACGGCGCGCCGGTCGCGAAGCTCGCCCACCAGGCCGTCGGCCTGCTCCCGGACGCCATCGCGGCGCCGTTCATGCGGAATGCGGGGGTGGACCGGCTGCACGCGCTGCGGTTGGCGATCGAGATCGTGCGGCGCGGCGGCACCATCTCGATCTCCGGCGTGTACGGCGGGATGGCCGACCCGATGCCGATGCTGACCCTGTTCGACAAGCAGGTGCAGTTGCGCATGGGCCAGGCCAACGTGTGGCGCTGGGTGCCGGAGATCCTGCCGCTGCTCACCGACGACGACCCGCTCGGCGTCGACTCCTTCGCCACCCACCACATGCCGCTCGACCAGGCGCCGCACGCCTACGAGATCTTCCAGCGCAAGCAGGACAACGCGGTCAAGGTGCTGCTGCGCCCGTGA
- a CDS encoding aldehyde dehydrogenase family protein has product MRVDALDVHSPVDGQLIGWLPIATDEDVAGSVLTAREAQPGWAATPAAERGAALKAAAQAIREHATELANAVHSETGRPAASARDGVLAGVSTLEQYAELGPVHRGRSLQGSHDAADFMLPEPRGVVVALTPWNDPVAVACGLLGAALVTGNTVVHKPSERCPHTGVLLAQLMVDHFPPGVLQSLTGDASVGAALAASPHVDVVAHVGGTATGRSIAATCARTGAKALLENGGNDPLLVDADVDPVWAAGQAAIGAFTNAGQLCTSVERIFVHEAVAGEFLAALCEEARRWNADPQPLVDLRMRGHVHAHVAEAVADGARLLVGGEVPDREGAYYPATVLDHCTPDMRVLREETFGPVAPVRVVPSFEVGLAEACVDEHGLAATVLTGSMAHAQQAWRALPVGTVKVNAVFGGAPGGAAQPRRGSGTGFGYGPELLDEMTTVKVVHLGQAQIQPSSQASRAAS; this is encoded by the coding sequence ATGCGTGTCGACGCACTCGACGTCCACAGCCCGGTCGACGGTCAGCTGATCGGCTGGCTGCCCATCGCCACGGACGAGGACGTGGCCGGCTCGGTGCTCACCGCGCGTGAAGCGCAGCCCGGTTGGGCGGCGACACCCGCCGCCGAACGGGGAGCCGCGCTCAAGGCCGCAGCGCAGGCGATCCGCGAGCACGCGACCGAGCTGGCGAACGCCGTGCACTCCGAGACCGGCCGCCCGGCCGCGTCCGCGCGCGACGGTGTGCTGGCCGGTGTGTCCACGTTGGAGCAGTACGCCGAGCTGGGACCGGTCCACCGCGGCCGGTCGTTGCAGGGGTCGCACGACGCCGCCGACTTCATGCTGCCCGAGCCGCGCGGCGTGGTCGTCGCGCTCACCCCGTGGAACGACCCGGTCGCGGTGGCGTGCGGCCTGCTCGGAGCGGCCCTGGTGACCGGCAACACCGTCGTGCACAAGCCGAGCGAGCGGTGCCCGCACACCGGTGTGCTGCTCGCGCAGCTCATGGTCGACCACTTCCCGCCGGGCGTGCTGCAGAGCCTCACCGGCGACGCCTCGGTGGGCGCGGCGCTGGCCGCGTCACCCCACGTGGACGTCGTCGCGCACGTCGGCGGCACGGCCACCGGACGCTCCATCGCGGCCACCTGCGCCCGGACCGGCGCGAAGGCGCTGCTGGAGAACGGCGGCAACGACCCGCTGCTGGTCGACGCCGACGTGGACCCGGTGTGGGCGGCCGGGCAGGCGGCGATCGGCGCGTTCACCAACGCGGGCCAGCTGTGCACGTCCGTGGAGCGGATCTTCGTGCACGAGGCGGTGGCCGGGGAGTTCCTGGCCGCGCTGTGCGAGGAGGCACGCCGCTGGAACGCCGACCCGCAGCCGCTGGTCGACCTGCGGATGCGCGGGCACGTGCACGCGCACGTCGCCGAAGCGGTGGCGGACGGCGCCCGGCTCCTGGTCGGCGGCGAGGTCCCGGACCGCGAGGGCGCCTACTACCCGGCGACCGTGCTCGACCACTGCACGCCGGACATGCGCGTGCTGCGGGAGGAGACGTTCGGCCCGGTGGCGCCCGTGCGCGTGGTGCCGTCGTTCGAGGTGGGCCTGGCGGAGGCGTGCGTGGACGAGCACGGCCTGGCCGCGACCGTGCTGACCGGGTCGATGGCGCACGCGCAGCAGGCGTGGCGGGCGCTGCCGGTGGGCACCGTGAAGGTCAACGCGGTGTTCGGCGGCGCGCCCGGCGGGGCGGCCCAGCCGCGCCGCGGTTCGGGCACCGGGTTCGGCTACGGCCCGGAGCTGCTGGACGAGATGACCACGGTCAAGGTCGTGCACCTCGGCCAGGCTCAGATCCAGCCCTCGTCCCAGGCGAGCCGGGCGGCCTCGTAG
- a CDS encoding SDR family oxidoreductase, translating to MLGQVLVTGGASGLGAAVVHAVHELGGQPLVLDKAAPSSSEVVDFESVDLSDTRAAERAVRAIAERNGGLRAVVTAAGTDACGRLDEVSGADWDRVVMVNLLGTAAVVRAALPLLDGGRVVTIASTLGIKAVSDATAYCASKFGVVGFTRALAAETAGRVGVTLVIPGGMRTRFFDDRAEQYRPPDDSKLNPPERVADAIVFALRQPEGCEVRELVVAHAEEGSWP from the coding sequence ATGCTCGGTCAGGTGCTGGTGACCGGAGGCGCGTCCGGCTTGGGCGCGGCCGTGGTGCACGCGGTGCACGAGTTGGGTGGGCAACCGCTGGTGCTGGACAAGGCCGCGCCGTCGTCGTCGGAGGTGGTCGACTTCGAGTCGGTCGACCTGTCCGACACCAGGGCGGCGGAACGCGCGGTGCGGGCGATCGCCGAGCGCAACGGCGGCCTGCGGGCCGTCGTCACGGCGGCGGGCACGGACGCGTGCGGCCGGCTGGACGAGGTGTCCGGCGCCGACTGGGACCGGGTGGTGATGGTGAACCTGCTCGGTACCGCGGCCGTGGTGCGGGCGGCGTTGCCCCTGCTGGACGGCGGACGCGTGGTGACCATCGCGTCCACGCTCGGCATCAAGGCGGTCAGCGACGCCACCGCGTACTGCGCCTCGAAGTTCGGCGTGGTCGGCTTCACCCGGGCGCTGGCGGCCGAGACCGCCGGCCGCGTCGGCGTCACGCTGGTCATCCCCGGCGGCATGCGCACGCGCTTCTTCGACGACCGGGCCGAGCAGTACCGGCCGCCGGACGACAGCAAGCTGAACCCGCCCGAGCGGGTCGCCGACGCGATCGTGTTCGCGCTGCGCCAGCCCGAGGGGTGCGAGGTGCGCGAGCTCGTGGTCGCGCACGCCGAGGAGGGATCGTGGCCGTAG
- a CDS encoding cytochrome P450 — protein MAVASRLDTGKAFARVILPTLAKGVVQRRRPVTALAGKVRVDAAAVATMKRFRERYGPEPLRLRVTGRSIALLLDPLDVARLLAESPEPFALATTEKKAALEHFQPHGVLISTGAERERRRAVNEDVLRPDKVDVRAIVADEADLLLRHVRGTGRLTWDSFAQAWWRAARRIVLGSFAREDVELTDMLQTLRGNANWAYLHPRREALRQRFESRLREHLARGEPGSLAGLGSVDELLGQVPHWLFAFDAAGIATMRALAIGGAGEAGIWESVRLWPTTPVILRESTEPTRWHGTWLPERTTFIVFVPYFHRDPDRLPYADAYAPENWPAPSDPGLVPFSGGPGICPGRDLVLVAGGAMLDALRDHLAVPTLRAPLPATLNHFELTFVTRRDD, from the coding sequence GTGGCCGTAGCCTCCCGGCTCGACACCGGGAAGGCGTTCGCCCGGGTCATCCTGCCGACGCTGGCCAAGGGCGTGGTCCAGCGCCGCCGCCCGGTGACGGCGTTGGCCGGGAAGGTGCGGGTTGACGCCGCGGCGGTGGCCACGATGAAGCGGTTCCGGGAGCGGTACGGCCCGGAACCGCTGCGCCTGCGGGTGACCGGGCGCAGCATCGCGCTGCTGCTGGACCCGCTGGACGTGGCCCGGCTGCTGGCCGAGTCACCGGAGCCGTTCGCGCTGGCCACCACCGAGAAGAAAGCCGCGCTCGAGCACTTCCAGCCGCACGGCGTGCTGATCTCGACGGGCGCGGAGCGGGAGCGGCGGCGCGCGGTGAACGAGGACGTGCTGCGGCCGGACAAGGTGGACGTGCGGGCGATCGTGGCCGACGAGGCCGACCTGCTGCTGCGGCACGTCCGCGGCACCGGTCGGCTCACGTGGGACTCGTTCGCGCAGGCGTGGTGGCGGGCGGCCCGGCGGATCGTGCTCGGGTCGTTCGCCCGGGAGGACGTCGAGCTGACCGACATGTTGCAGACGTTGCGGGGCAACGCGAACTGGGCTTACCTGCACCCGCGCCGGGAGGCGTTGCGGCAGCGGTTCGAGTCGCGGTTGCGCGAGCACCTGGCGCGTGGCGAGCCGGGCAGCCTGGCGGGCCTCGGGTCGGTGGACGAGCTGCTGGGGCAGGTGCCGCACTGGCTGTTCGCGTTCGACGCGGCGGGCATCGCCACGATGCGCGCGCTGGCCATCGGCGGCGCGGGCGAAGCCGGGATCTGGGAGTCGGTGCGGCTGTGGCCCACGACACCGGTGATCCTGCGCGAGAGCACCGAACCCACCCGCTGGCACGGCACGTGGTTGCCCGAGCGCACCACGTTCATCGTGTTCGTGCCGTACTTCCACCGCGACCCGGACCGGTTGCCCTACGCCGACGCGTACGCGCCGGAGAACTGGCCCGCGCCCAGCGATCCGGGCCTGGTGCCGTTCAGCGGCGGTCCGGGCATCTGCCCCGGGCGTGACCTCGTGCTGGTCGCCGGCGGGGCCATGCTGGACGCGTTGCGCGACCACCTGGCCGTGCCGACGCTGCGGGCGCCGCTGCCCGCCACGCTGAACCACTTCGAGCTGACTTTCGTCACTCGTCGTGATGATTAA
- a CDS encoding DUF6328 family protein encodes MSQAEESHQRRLARNLNELLQELRVAQAGVQILFGFLLSIVFTERYASADAYIRATHLITILFAGGAVALLTAPAPWHRLLFRRGRREDVIEIANRFAIAGLVCLALAMTGTILMLGEVIVGGWIAIVMGVFAALVFGTLWFAWPWYERRRDTVTDGDEDDEDRIE; translated from the coding sequence GTGAGTCAGGCTGAGGAGTCCCACCAACGACGGTTGGCCCGCAACCTCAACGAGCTGTTGCAGGAGCTGCGCGTGGCGCAGGCGGGCGTGCAGATCCTGTTCGGCTTCCTGTTGTCGATCGTCTTCACGGAGCGCTACGCGTCGGCCGATGCCTACATCCGCGCGACCCATCTGATCACCATCCTGTTCGCCGGTGGGGCCGTGGCGCTGCTCACCGCGCCCGCGCCCTGGCACCGGCTGCTCTTCCGCCGCGGCAGGCGCGAGGACGTGATCGAGATCGCCAACCGCTTCGCGATCGCCGGGCTGGTGTGCCTGGCCCTGGCCATGACCGGCACGATCCTCATGCTCGGCGAGGTGATCGTCGGTGGCTGGATCGCGATCGTGATGGGCGTGTTCGCTGCGCTGGTGTTCGGCACGCTGTGGTTCGCCTGGCCGTGGTACGAGCGCAGGCGGGACACCGTCACGGACGGTGACGAGGACGACGAGGACCGCATCGAGTGA
- the rfaE2 gene encoding D-glycero-beta-D-manno-heptose 1-phosphate adenylyltransferase: MKLVVVGDSLLDIDVVGTADRLCPDAPAPVLDVQEERARPGGAGLAAALAAADGVDVTLVSAVADDEDGHRLRGELARVPSVLGPSPTPTPVKTRLRCGDQSIARLDRGGGSGVPQATDDMLDAVLEADYVLVSDYGRGLVRDERLRGVLARRPVVWDPHPRGPAPVPGARLVTPNASEAKAFSGHADPMDALDALRAKWRARAVVVTLGAGGALLHGGGTPVAVPAPRVPVVDPCGAGDRFAVTVAARLMGGAAMDDAIAAGVTSAAEFLRGGGASGFRPVDQLSSVDAVRARGGTVVATGGCFDLLHAGHVRTLRAARSLGDCLVVCLNSDASVRRLKGPDRPVTKEQDRVEVLRALGCVDDVVVFEDDTPERVLAALRPDVWVKGGDYTVESLPEADLVKGWGGRTVVVPYHRGRSTTEMLSRRG; encoded by the coding sequence GTGAAGCTGGTCGTCGTCGGCGACTCGTTGCTGGACATCGACGTGGTGGGCACGGCCGACCGGTTGTGCCCGGACGCGCCCGCACCGGTGCTGGACGTCCAGGAGGAACGTGCCCGGCCCGGTGGTGCGGGTTTGGCCGCGGCCCTGGCCGCCGCCGACGGAGTGGACGTCACGCTGGTCAGCGCGGTGGCCGACGACGAGGACGGCCACCGCCTGCGCGGCGAGCTGGCCCGCGTCCCGTCCGTGCTCGGACCGTCGCCCACGCCCACCCCGGTCAAGACCCGGCTGCGGTGCGGCGACCAGTCGATCGCCCGCCTGGACCGGGGCGGCGGCTCCGGCGTGCCGCAGGCCACCGACGACATGCTCGACGCCGTGCTGGAGGCCGACTACGTCCTGGTCTCCGACTACGGTCGCGGCCTGGTCCGCGACGAACGGCTGCGCGGCGTGCTCGCCCGCCGCCCCGTCGTGTGGGACCCGCACCCGCGCGGCCCGGCCCCGGTGCCCGGTGCGCGCCTGGTCACGCCGAACGCGTCCGAGGCCAAGGCGTTCAGCGGTCACGCCGACCCGATGGACGCGCTCGACGCGTTGCGCGCCAAGTGGCGGGCACGCGCGGTCGTCGTGACGCTCGGCGCGGGTGGCGCGCTGCTGCACGGCGGCGGCACGCCGGTCGCCGTGCCCGCGCCGCGCGTCCCCGTGGTCGACCCGTGCGGTGCGGGGGACCGGTTCGCGGTGACGGTCGCCGCGCGGCTCATGGGCGGCGCGGCGATGGACGACGCGATCGCCGCCGGCGTCACGTCGGCCGCCGAGTTCCTGCGCGGCGGCGGGGCGTCGGGCTTCCGGCCGGTCGACCAACTGTCCAGTGTGGACGCAGTGCGTGCGCGTGGTGGCACGGTCGTCGCCACCGGCGGCTGCTTCGACCTGCTGCACGCCGGTCACGTCCGCACCCTGCGCGCCGCCCGGTCGCTCGGCGACTGCCTGGTGGTGTGCCTGAACTCCGACGCGTCCGTGCGCCGGCTCAAGGGACCGGACCGGCCGGTCACCAAGGAGCAGGACCGGGTCGAGGTGCTGCGCGCGTTGGGCTGCGTGGACGACGTCGTCGTGTTCGAGGACGACACGCCGGAGCGCGTGCTGGCGGCCCTGCGCCCGGACGTGTGGGTCAAGGGCGGCGACTACACCGTGGAGTCGTTGCCGGAAGCGGATCTGGTCAAGGGGTGGGGTGGGCGAACCGTCGTCGTGCCCTACCACCGGGGCCGTTCGACCACCGAGATGCTGTCGAGGAGGGGCTGA
- a CDS encoding ChaB family protein, which translates to MPGREELPSTIARSSKKAQRTWIKAHDSAVQTYGEGRRSHRTAFAALKHSFEKVGDHWEPKQQKGPSDKQAARSTPKQGKTAGGVDANASKQHLYDLAKRLDVPGRSTMTKQELVEAIGKANNRKTAKARS; encoded by the coding sequence ATGCCCGGACGTGAGGAGTTGCCGAGCACGATCGCGCGCTCGTCGAAGAAGGCGCAGCGGACGTGGATCAAGGCGCACGACTCGGCCGTGCAGACCTACGGCGAGGGCCGGCGCTCGCACCGGACCGCGTTCGCCGCGTTGAAGCACTCGTTCGAGAAGGTCGGCGACCACTGGGAGCCCAAGCAGCAGAAGGGCCCGTCCGACAAGCAGGCCGCGCGCAGCACGCCGAAGCAGGGCAAGACGGCCGGCGGCGTGGACGCCAACGCCAGCAAGCAGCACCTGTACGACCTGGCCAAGCGCCTGGACGTGCCCGGCCGGTCGACCATGACCAAGCAGGAGCTGGTCGAGGCGATCGGCAAGGCGAACAACCGCAAGACCGCCAAGGCCCGGTCGTAG
- a CDS encoding SDR family oxidoreductase, protein MSAPLPQDRAGAPTRAIVTGSDSGIGKAIAVALAGGGVDVGITYHSDADGAEATAREVRGQGVRAVVRQLDLTDLPTAASAVDDLAAELGGVDVLVNCAGTGSAQKAVDMDFDTWRGVLSVDLDGAFLCAQRAAKHMIAAGRGGRIINITSVHEHQPRVGAAPYCAAKAGLGALTKVLALELAEHAITVNSVAPGEISTPMTGQEDVDPRTEPRPGVPLGRPGHASEVASVVAFLATPAAGYVTGASFVVDGGMTLMGPQASQLLTDREWLEP, encoded by the coding sequence ATGAGCGCACCACTACCCCAGGACCGGGCGGGCGCGCCGACGCGCGCGATCGTGACCGGGTCGGACTCCGGCATCGGCAAGGCCATCGCGGTCGCCCTGGCGGGCGGCGGTGTGGACGTCGGCATCACCTACCACTCCGACGCCGACGGCGCCGAGGCCACCGCGCGGGAGGTCCGCGGGCAGGGCGTGCGGGCGGTCGTGCGGCAGCTCGACCTGACCGACCTGCCCACCGCCGCGTCCGCGGTCGACGACCTCGCGGCCGAGCTGGGCGGCGTCGACGTGCTGGTGAACTGCGCCGGCACCGGGTCCGCGCAGAAGGCCGTGGACATGGACTTCGACACGTGGCGCGGTGTGCTGTCGGTCGACCTCGACGGCGCGTTCCTGTGCGCGCAGCGCGCGGCGAAGCACATGATCGCGGCCGGTCGGGGCGGTCGGATCATCAACATCACGTCGGTGCACGAGCACCAACCCAGGGTCGGTGCGGCGCCCTACTGCGCGGCCAAGGCCGGGCTGGGCGCGTTGACCAAGGTGCTGGCGCTGGAACTGGCCGAGCACGCCATCACGGTGAACTCGGTCGCGCCCGGCGAGATCTCCACCCCGATGACGGGCCAGGAGGACGTCGACCCGCGCACCGAGCCGCGGCCGGGTGTGCCGCTGGGCCGTCCGGGGCACGCGAGCGAGGTGGCGTCGGTGGTGGCGTTCCTGGCGACGCCGGCGGCCGGCTACGTGACCGGCGCGTCGTTCGTGGTGGACGGCGGCATGACCTTGATGGGACCCCAGGCGAGCCAGCTCCTGACCGACCGCGAGTGGCTCGAACCCTGA
- a CDS encoding DUF6766 family protein: MKRFLRDNGLGLAFGLLFLASLIGQAFAGNADLNDHRLADGGDPIGFWQYVASSDFAVDVAENWQSEYLQFFLFIFATVWLMQKGSTESKTAERLGAESDEDQLLGAHLEEQSPPWAKAGGWRTKLYSNSLGLVMLGLFVGSWLTQSIAGRSKYNNDRLNAFQDPVSWWDYVLSPDFWNRSLQNWQSEFLAIGSMVVLSVYLRQRGSSQSKPVGAPHDSTDESG; the protein is encoded by the coding sequence GTGAAGAGGTTCCTGCGGGACAACGGGTTGGGGCTGGCGTTCGGACTGCTGTTCCTGGCCTCGCTGATCGGCCAGGCGTTCGCGGGCAACGCCGACCTCAACGACCACCGGTTGGCCGACGGCGGCGACCCGATCGGTTTCTGGCAGTACGTGGCGTCGTCGGACTTCGCGGTGGACGTGGCGGAGAACTGGCAGTCCGAGTACCTCCAGTTCTTCCTGTTCATCTTCGCCACGGTGTGGTTGATGCAGAAGGGGTCCACCGAGTCGAAGACCGCCGAGCGGTTGGGCGCGGAGTCCGACGAGGACCAACTGCTCGGCGCGCACCTGGAGGAGCAGTCGCCGCCGTGGGCGAAGGCCGGTGGTTGGCGCACCAAGCTGTACTCGAACTCGCTCGGCCTGGTCATGCTCGGGCTGTTCGTCGGCTCCTGGCTGACCCAGTCGATCGCCGGGCGCAGCAAGTACAACAACGACCGGTTGAACGCGTTCCAGGACCCGGTGTCCTGGTGGGACTACGTGCTGTCGCCCGACTTCTGGAACCGCTCGCTGCAGAACTGGCAGTCGGAGTTCCTGGCCATCGGGTCGATGGTGGTGCTGAGCGTCTACCTGCGCCAGCGCGGCTCGTCGCAGTCCAAGCCGGTGGGCGCGCCGCACGACTCGACCGACGAGTCCGGGTGA